A window of the Budorcas taxicolor isolate Tak-1 chromosome 10, Takin1.1, whole genome shotgun sequence genome harbors these coding sequences:
- the FCF1 gene encoding rRNA-processing protein FCF1 homolog codes for MGKQKKTRKYATMKRMLSLRDERLKEKDRLKPKKKEKKDPSALKEREVPQHPSCLFFQYNTQLGPPYHILVDTNFINFSIKAKLDLVQSMMDCLYAKCIPCITDCVMAEIEKLGQKYRVALRIAKDPRFERLPCTHKGTYADDCLVQRVTQHKCYIVATVDRDLKRRIRKIPGVPIMYISNHRYNIERMPDDYGAPRF; via the exons ATG gggaagcaaaagaaaacacgGAAGTATGCGACCATGAAGCGAATGCTTAGTCTCAGAGATGAGAGGCT taaagAAAAGGATAgattaaaaccaaaaaagaaagaaaagaaagatcctAGTGCACTCAAGGAAAGAGAAGT ccCCCAACACCCTTCCTGCTTATTTTTCCAATATAACACACAGCTGGGCCCACCTTACCACATCCTGGTCGATACCAACTTTATCAACTTTTCCATTAAGGCCAAACTGGACTTAGTGCAGTCAATGATGGACTGTCTGTATGCCAAGT GTATCCCTTGTATAACTGACTGTGTAATGGCTGAAATTGAGAAATTGGGGCAGAAGTATAGAGTGGCTTTAAG GATTGCCAAGGATCCAAGATTTGAACGATTACCATGTACACACAAAGGAACCTATGCAGATGACTGCTTAGTACAAAGAGTAACTCAG CACAAGTGTTACATTGTGGCCACAGTTGACCGGGACCTTAAACGAAGAAtccggaagatccctggagttccCATCATGTACATTTCTAACCATAG GTACAACATTGAGCGGATGCCAGATGATTACGGAGCCCCTCGGTTctaa